A single region of the Amphiprion ocellaris isolate individual 3 ecotype Okinawa chromosome 4, ASM2253959v1, whole genome shotgun sequence genome encodes:
- the LOC111567746 gene encoding histone H4, with the protein MSGRGKGGKGLGKGGAKRHRKVLRDNIQGITKPAIRRLARRGGVKRISGLIYEETRGVLKVFLENVIRDAVTYTEHAKRKTVTAMDVVYALKRQGRTLYGFGG; encoded by the coding sequence ATGTCTGGACGAGGCAAAGGAGGAAAAGGACTCGGTAAAGGAGGCGCTAAGCGTCACCGTAAAGTTCTCCGGGATAACATCCAGGGAATCACCAAGCCCGCTATCCGCCGTCTGGCTCGCCGTGGTGGAGTCAAGCGTATCTCCGGTCTGATCTACGAGGAGACCCGCGGTGTGTTGAAGGTGTTCCTGGAGAACGTCATCCGTGATGCCGTCACCTACACCGAGCACGCCAAGAGGAAGACGGTGACCGCCATGGATGTGGTGTACGCTCTGAAGAGGCAGGGCCGCACTCTGTACGGCTTCGGAGGTTAA
- the LOC111567745 gene encoding histone H2B yields MPEPAKSAAKKGSKKAVTKSAGKGGKKRKRSRKESYAIYVYKVLKQVHPDTGISSKAMGIMNSFVSDIFERIAGEASRLAHYNKRSTITSREIQTAVRLLLPGELAKHAVSEGTKAVTKYTSSK; encoded by the coding sequence ATGCCAGAACCAGCCAAGTCCGCCGCGAAGAAGGGCTCCAAGAAAGCGGTGACGAAGAGCGCCGGAAAGGGCggcaagaagaggaagaggagcaggaagGAGAGCTACGCCATCTACGTGTACAAGGTGCTGAAGCAGGTCCATCCCGACACCGGCATCTCGTCCAAGGCCATGGGCATCATGAACTCGTTCGTCAGCGACATCTTCGAGCGTATCGCCGGCGAGGCCTCCCGCCTGGCTCACTACAACAAgcgctccaccatcacctccaggGAGATCCAGACCGCCGTCAGACTGCTGCTGCCCGGTGAGCTGGCCAAGCACGCCGTGTCTGAGGGGACCAAGGCCGTCACCAAGTACACCAGCTCCAAGTAA
- the LOC111567748 gene encoding histone H4: protein MSGRGKGGKGLGKGGAKRHRKVLRDNIQGITKPAIRRLARRGGVKRISGLIYEETRGVLKVFLENVIRDAVTYTEHAKRKTVTAMDVVYALKRQGRTLYGFGG, encoded by the coding sequence ATGTCTGGACGAGGCAAAGGAGGAAAAGGACTCGGTAAAGGAGGCGCTAAGCGTCACCGTAAAGTTCTCCGGGATAACATCCAGGGAATCACCAAGCCCGCTATCCGCCGTCTGGCTCGCCGTGGTGGAGTCAAACGTATTTCCGGTCTGATCTACGAGGAGACCCGCGGTGTGTTGAAGGTGTTCTTGGAGAACGTCATCCGTGATGCCGTCACCTACACCGAGCACGCCAAGAGGAAGACGGTGACCGCCATGGATGTGGTGTACGCTCTGAAGAGGCAGGGCCGCACTCTGTACGGCTTCGGAGGTTAA
- the LOC111574706 gene encoding histone H2B, producing the protein MPEPAKSAAKKGSKKAVTKSAGKGGKKRKRSRKESYAIYVYKVLKQVHPDTGISSKAMGIMNSFVSDIFERIAGEASRLAHYNKRSTITSREIQTAVRLLLPGELAKHAVSEGTKAVTKYTSSK; encoded by the coding sequence ATGCCAGAACCAGCCAAGTCCGCCGCGAAGAAGGGCTCCAAGAAAGCGGTGACGAAGAGCGCCGGAAAGGGCggcaagaagaggaagaggagcaggaagGAGAGCTACGCCATCTACGTGTACAAGGTGCTGAAGCAGGTCCATCCCGACACCGGCATCTCGTCCAAGGCCATGGGCATCATGAACTCGTTCGTCAGTGACATCTTCGAGCGTATCGCCGGCGAGGCCTCCCGCCTGGCTCACTACAACAAgcgctccaccatcacctccaggGAGATCCAGACCGCCGTCAGACTGCTGCTGCCCGGTGAGCTGGCCAAGCACGCCGTGTCCGAGGGGACCAAGGCCGTCACCAAGTACACCAGCTCCAAGTAA